In a genomic window of Rhodothermia bacterium:
- a CDS encoding endonuclease, producing the protein MNKPYKHLLTFLCVLFPLISSAQNRPMLQVDVTALDLGDCTFDTVCTKTFTLLNPGAESVTVEKISIYDTHFSATPVTPFTVAASGNQIITVSFSSPDNLTYKDVLTVEAQNGVEVVEVALSARAVYNEDYGSKTDYYLSTQDLWGEALKTALNNIIKNNTNNSYDTSRNAMFGITIDAINNGNNTKTLECIYTGRLVTMSTSTQRPSASSPEYINTEHTWPQSFFNQNNPMVSDIHHLYPTDVDANNERANFPFGNVNRTGSGVRCHDKDIPSQNGTCTNAGSGEWSYLLSNVYEPRDVQKGNTARSLFYFMVRYGNLGGFFTSTQETALRQWHTNDPPDAKEKARNTGIMNFQNNRNPFVDHPEFANRISSFYGTATGVPSSVLATAVPTAEDYGEIGLTQTLEAEINVINRGNAAFTYTTSLSGTGFSIVSGSSGSVPAYGYTPIRVRFAPSTISSYNGILSISPSSGSTLNVSLAGTGNSATSREEERTQPAVFVVEKPFPNPFTTTSTLRFATGKSAQVVLTLHDVLGRTVQTVLNEQVADGQHEVALQANGLPAGVYIYRLSVNGQSHTGKIIKQ; encoded by the coding sequence ATGAACAAGCCATATAAACACCTCCTTACATTTTTGTGTGTGCTATTTCCTTTAATCAGTAGCGCACAAAACCGCCCCATGCTACAAGTGGATGTCACCGCCTTAGACCTTGGGGATTGTACCTTTGACACCGTATGCACCAAAACTTTTACGCTCTTAAATCCGGGAGCTGAATCTGTAACCGTAGAAAAGATAAGTATTTACGATACCCACTTTTCGGCCACTCCTGTCACACCATTCACCGTAGCGGCATCTGGAAACCAGATCATCACCGTCTCCTTTTCTTCTCCAGATAACCTCACGTACAAAGACGTGCTTACGGTAGAAGCACAAAATGGGGTAGAGGTGGTAGAGGTTGCCCTCTCTGCCAGAGCCGTTTATAATGAGGACTATGGGAGCAAAACCGATTATTATCTTTCTACGCAAGACCTTTGGGGGGAAGCGCTGAAAACAGCCCTCAACAACATCATCAAAAACAACACCAACAACAGCTACGACACCTCGCGGAATGCCATGTTTGGCATCACTATAGATGCCATTAATAACGGAAATAATACCAAGACACTTGAGTGCATCTATACAGGCCGCTTGGTAACCATGTCCACGAGCACCCAACGCCCAAGTGCCTCGTCACCGGAATACATAAACACAGAACATACGTGGCCGCAGTCGTTTTTTAACCAAAACAACCCAATGGTTTCTGATATTCACCACCTCTACCCTACGGATGTGGACGCCAATAACGAACGGGCAAACTTCCCCTTTGGCAATGTAAACCGCACCGGAAGTGGTGTTCGGTGTCACGACAAAGACATCCCGTCGCAAAATGGAACTTGTACCAATGCTGGCTCTGGCGAATGGAGTTACCTTTTGAGCAATGTCTATGAACCAAGAGACGTACAAAAAGGCAATACCGCCCGCTCGCTGTTTTACTTTATGGTGCGTTATGGCAATTTAGGAGGCTTTTTTACCAGTACCCAAGAAACAGCCCTCCGCCAATGGCATACCAATGACCCGCCAGATGCCAAAGAAAAAGCACGCAATACGGGTATTATGAACTTCCAGAACAACCGAAATCCCTTTGTAGATCACCCCGAATTTGCAAACCGAATTTCTTCTTTTTACGGTACGGCAACAGGAGTACCAAGCAGTGTCTTAGCGACAGCCGTACCAACCGCCGAAGATTATGGCGAAATTGGTCTTACACAAACCTTAGAGGCCGAAATAAACGTGATTAATCGTGGTAATGCCGCCTTCACCTATACCACTTCGCTATCCGGTACAGGGTTTAGTATCGTATCGGGGAGTAGTGGGTCGGTTCCGGCCTATGGCTACACCCCCATTCGGGTGCGTTTTGCGCCTTCCACCATTTCCTCCTACAATGGCATCCTGAGCATTAGCCCTTCGAGTGGTAGCACCTTGAATGTCTCCCTCGCTGGAACAGGCAACTCAGCCACTTCCCGTGAGGAAGAACGCACACAGCCAGCCGTTTTTGTGGTTGAAAAACCCTTCCCTAATCCTTTTACAACGACGTCCACGCTGCGTTTTGCCACGGGAAAATCCGCTCAGGTCGTACTTACCCTGCACGATGTTCTTGGCAGAACCGTTCAAACCGTACTGAACGAGCAAGTGGCGGACGGACAACATGAGGTGGCTCTTCAGGCTAATGGACTCCCCGCCGGTGTATATATCTATCGGTTATCGGTGAATGGACAAAGCCATACTGGAAAAATCATAAAACAATAA